Part of the Niallia alba genome is shown below.
CTGAATTCGCATTAAAAGAAACTACAGACATGTTTATTACAATGTTTGAATCAATGGATAATGAATATATGCAAGAAAGAGCAGCAGATATTCGTGACGTGACTAAACGTGTAATGTCTCATCTTTTAGGTGTACATTTGGTAAACCCAAGTATGATTTCAGAAGAAGTAATAACACCATCTGATACTGCACAACTTAACCGTCAATTTGTTAAAGGCTTCACAACTGATATTGGTGGTAGAACATCTCACTCAGCAATTATGGCTCGTTCTTTAGAAATTCCTGCTGTTGTTGGTACAAAAAAAGCGACAGAAGAAATTAATAATGGCGATTTAGTAATTGTTGATGGATTAAAGGGAGAAATCCATATTAATCCAACACCTGAAGTAGTGGAAAGCTATAAACAGACTGCTGAACAATATGAGCAACAAAAAGCAGAATGGGCAAAACTAGTGAATGAACAAACAGTAAGTTCAGACGGCGTTCATGTGGAACTTGCAGCAAATATTGGTACACCAAACGATTTAGAAGGTGTAACTAATAATGGTGCAGAAGCAGTTGGTTTATATCGTACAGAATTCTTATACATGGGCAGAGACCAACTTCCTACAGAAGATGAGCAATTTGAGTCATACAAAGCTGTCCTTGAAGGAATGAAAGGAAAGCCAGTTGTTGTACGTACATTAGATATTGGTGGAGATAAAGAATTACCATATTTAGATCTTCCAAAGGAAATGAATCCGTTCTTAGGTTTCCGTGCTATTCGTCTTTGCTTAGAGGAGCAAGATATTTTCCGTACGCAATTAAGAGCGTTGTTACGTGCAAGCTCATATGGAAATTTAAAAATCATGTTCCCTATGATTGCTACTCTAAACGAATTCCGTGCAGCTAAAGCTCTTTTAGAAGAAGAGAAAGCTAACTTAACATCGGAAGGCGTTAAAGTTGCGGAAAAAATTGAGCTAGGTATTATGGTAGAAATTCCTTCTACAGCGGTGCTTGCAGATCAGTTTGCTAAAGAAGTTGACTTCTTCAGTATTGGAACAAATGACTTGATTCAATACACAATGGCTGCAGATCGTATGAACGAACGCGTATCTTACCTTTATCAACCATACAATCCTTCTATTTTGCGTCTTGTTAAAATGGTTATTGATGCAGCGCATAAAGAAGGAAAATGGGCAGGTATGTGTGGAGAGATGGCAGGAGATGAAACAGCAATTCCTTTATTATTAGGATTAGGCTTAGATGAATTCTCGATGAGTGCTACATCTATCTTAAAAGCTAGATCGCAAATTCTAAATCTTTCTAAAGCAGAAATGGAAGAATTAGCGGAAAAAGCACTACAAATGTCTACAACTGAAGAAGTTATGGAAGCAGTAAAGGCTGCTGCAAAACTTTCATAAAAAAGAGGTTTATCCTTTAAAATAGTGGGTATAAATAAAAATAGCATAAGCTCTTTTTACAAGTTAGCTTAACGCTATTCTCATTTTCCCCTTATTTGAACTGACTAGATGATTCTAGTCAGTTTTTTTGTTGTGTATGATAAAAAACCTGGTTATGGAAGAGAGATAGTTACATTAGTAATTTCGATTTAACATTTATGACTACTGCATTAGTGATATAAGTGACTTATTGAGTTGAGCTGGTGGCCATATAACGTATGAGTAAAATGTTTGTGGGAGAATAAATATCCTTTTTGTCTAGTTGGGGGACGAGTCCCCCAACTAGACAAAAAGGCCACCAAGCGAAAGCGCGGTAGCTGGAAAAAATTAAGTATTAAAAAAGAGAGCTTCCTTTTGTAAAGTAGAGTTTGACTAGAATACTACGAAAAGGAGAGGCTCTCATGAATCAATGTAACACAAAAATGCCATCATTAAAAGAATTGGAAAAAACTTTATTTCGAACACTACAAATGACCTTTCAAGAAATCCTTGTTCAAACATTAGAAAATTGGGATCTAGAGATTGCTCAGCAACGAGACAAAAGAAGATTTGCTTTACGAGATAAACGAGAAATACGAGTAGATACAGCGTTTGGAGCAGTGGAGCTGAAGCGTAATTATTATTTCGATCGTGTAACCAAAAAATATATTTGTCTGTTAGATCATTATTTACAGTTTCAAGGGAATAAAGGGTTTAGTCCACTATTAGAAGAATGGGGGCTAGAATTAGCGACAAATGGTTCCTCCTATCGAAAGGCGGTGGAAACGTTCGAACAATTTTTAGGCTATTCGGCGATGAGCCACGAAGCATTACGGCAACATCTTCTTCATACAAGCGTACTTCCCGCTAAGGAAAAACGTCCTTTTCAAAAGGTGTTGTTTGTCGAAGTAGATGGATTATATGTGAAGAGTCAAGAAAAGAAAAAGCGTGGATGGGAGTTGAAATTCGCCGCTGTACATGAGGGATGGAAAGAAAACGGAAAGCGAGTCAGGCTCCGAAATAAAAGGCATTTTCTCTATGAAGAAAAAGAACCCTTTTGGGAAGCTTTTGAAACATTCTTACAGAATCATTATGCGTATGATCCAACCCAAACCTTGCTTATTATTAATGGCGATGGAGCAGGCTGGATAACGGCATGTCGGGAGTATTTTCGGGAACGCGCCTTTTTCACCATGGACCGTTTTCATGTCGCTCGTTCGATGAAGCAACTAATGAAGAGCCATCCTCGATACCGCTACATGAAAAGAGCGTTAAAAAACTACCAGGTAGAAACATTACTTCTAGAGTTGAATAGCGCAGTAGGAACAATGGATACACCAGAAGAAGAAGAAAAACTAGCGCATTTCCTCGGCTTTTTAACGCATCATCAGGAAACCATAAAAGATTACCGTAGTTGGTTACAGGAGAAAGGCGTGGACACGACAGCGTATCGTCCAATGGGAAGTGCAGAAGCAATGATGAATCAATTAGCCAAACGATTAAAAAATGGAAGAGCATGGAGCAAAAAAGGCGTCATGAGCATGGCACGTTTGTGGATTGGGTTGAAGGATGATCTATCTATCCAAACGATATATGGAAAATGGGAAAAAGCCACGGAAAAATCAAAGAAAGAGCATCGACCGAAAAGAAAAATACCCACAAAATTAGTAACAGAAACCGTGCGTCAGAACATGCCATACTTAAATCAAGCGATTGGAAAACCCGTTCACTTTGCCTTACAGGGATTAAAAGGTTTTTAAAAAATGAGAGAATCAACAGTTGTAAGAACAAAACCAATTGGAAAGCGGATACAAACTTAGAGGTTTTACTTTATAAAAAAGGGAGCTAAAAAAACTCCCACAAAAACTTGACTCAATCCCATATAACAAAAAGGTTGGCAAAATTTTAAAAATTGTATATAATTATTTATAATATTAATAATGTATACTTACTCAAAGGGGAGTAGCTTTTAGGATAGTACCTAAAACAAAGTCGTCAGTTCATGGCAGATGCCATCGGCTTTGTTGGCATATTTATGCTTAGCAAGACCTTTGCCTATTTGGCAAAGGTCTTTTTTGCGTATCAAGAAGCAAAAGCCGATAGGAGGAAGTGTACAAATAGTAATGAAAGGAGGGGGGGACTGGCGTAGTTTTGTAGGTGTTTTTACTTAAGTATAATTGCTTATAGAAAGATTATTACCACCAATTATTATGCTAAGATTCAGCACGTTTAATCTTTTCATACTTGTTATCCTTTTTAAGGGAAGAACAATAGTTGTAAAGTTCTTTTAAGTAGCCGATGATTATTATAGCTGCTCTAATATGAAATTACATACATGAAAAGTCTGCAAAGAGGAAAAATATATACATTCGTAATTAATCACCCCATACTACTGAATAACGAGGTTTCGTGGACGTTAATATTGGGAAGGGGTAAGGAAAGATAGGAAAAGTGAATTTGTCAGAAAAATATTTCAGGTTACATAGATGTGCATAATGAGAAAGATGAAATCTAAGATTGTTAAACCTGAAATTAAAGGAGATGAATAAAGCCAAGTGGAATTTTATCAAAAGGAAAAAGATGTCGTATTAAAGGATTTACAGTCATCTGAACAAGGATTATCAACAGATAAGGTAAAGAGTCTTTTGGAAAAAGAAGGATATAACGAGCTGAAAGATAAAGAAAAAGTACCAACATGGAAGCTCTTTTTAGAAACATTTAAAGATCCTATGGTTATTGTGTTGTTAGTAGTAATTGTTATTCAATTAATTATGGGGAAGTTTGTAGAATCACTCATCATTTTTTTAGTTTTATTGCTAAATTCTGTAATTAGTGTCATTCAAACTAAAAAAGCTGAAAGTTCACTAGATGCGCTGCGAAGTATGAGTGCTCCTGAAGCAAAAGTAAGACGTGATAATACAAATAGCACGATTCCTGCAAGAGAGTTAGTACCAGGAGATATCGTTTTTCTAGAAGCTGGTGATTATGTTCCAGCAGATGGGCGGATTTTGGAAAGTGGTTCTTTAAAAGTTAATGAAGGGATGTTAACAGGAGAATCAGAAGCAATAGAGAAACAAGAAAAAGTGATTACGGAGGATTCTGCGCTTGGTGATCGTATCAATATGGTTTATAGCAGTTCCCTAGTCGTGTATGGTCGAGGTACTTTCGTCGTAACAGGAACTGGAGAAAAAACCGAAATTGGTAAAATTGCTGATATGCTTAACACAGCAGAAGAGAAGCAAACACCTTTACAGCAAAAACTTGCAGATTTCAGTAAAAAATTAGGAGTAGGAATTCTTATTTTATCTGTTCTGATCTTTGCTATCCAAGCGTTAAGAATATGGTTAGGAGATGAAACGGTTGACGTTACGACTTCCATTCTTAATGCGTTATTATTCGCAGTTGCTGTAGCAGTAGCAGCCATTCCAGAAGCATTATCTTCTATTGTTACTATAGTTCTATCGGTTGGAACGAATAAAATGGCAAAGCAAAGTGCGATTATTCGAAAGTTACCTGCAGTCGAAACATTAGGATCGACCAGTGTTATATGTACAGATAAGACAGGGACTTTGACACAAAATAAAATGACCGTAACGGATTATTTTATTCCAGAAGGGGAAAGGGAGCACTTGCCACCGGATCCTTTTCAGTGGAACCATTCGGAAAAACTTTTGTTAAATATTGCAGTACTTTGTAATGATTCATATATAAATAAAGAAAATAGAGAAGTGGGAGATCCAACAGAAGTTGCGCTTATTAACTTTTATAATGATGGCAAAAGGAATTATGAAGAGGTACGCTCTCGATATCCGAGAGAAGCGGAACTGCCTTTTGATTCAGATCGAAAGTTAATGTCTACTATTAATACGATTGATAACCAACGTCTAATGCTCATAAAAGGTGGCCCAGATGTTATGTTTAATCGGGCGACAAAAATATTGGTTAATGAAAAGGAAGAACCGTTTACAAATGAATGGTTAAAGAAACTGCAGGGGGCTAATGAGGATTTTTCAAATCAAGCATTAAGGGTTCTTGCATATGGATATAAACATGTGCCGCAGGATAAGACAACTATAACGGAAGAGGATGAGTCTGAAATAATCCTTGTTGGTTTAACAGCAATGATGGATCCGCCGCGAGATGCCGTATACGCATCGATAGAGCAAACGAAAGATGCTGGTATTCGAACAGTTATGATCACTGGAGACCATAAAACAACTGCCCAAGCAATTGGGCGTAAAATTGGATTAATGCAAGAAAATGATATTGCGTTAACTGGTCAAGAATTAGATGCATTATCAGAAGAAGAGCTAGATCAAAAATTAGAAAGCATTTCTGTTTATGCTCGTGTCTCGCCAGAAAATAAAATAAGAATTGTTAGAGCATGGCAAAAGAAAAATCGAATTGTTGCGATGACTGGTGATGGTGTCAATGATGCTCCAGCATTAAAACAGGCTGATATTGGTATTGCAATGGGAAGTGGTACAGATGTTGCCAAAGATTCAGCTGATATGATTCTTACAGATGATAATTTCGTGTCAATCGTTAATGCAGTTGGAGTAGGAAGAACTGTTTTTGACAATATCAAAAAATCAATTGGGTACTTGTTTGCAGGGAATTTTGGGGCAATAATTGCTATATTGTTTGCAGTCATTGCTGGTTGGGCAAATCCATTTACGGCTTTACAGCTGTTATTTATAAACTTAGTTAATGATTCTTTACCTGCTATTGCTCTTGGGATGGAGAAATCAGAGCCAGGAGTAATGAAGCGCAAACCAAGAGATGTCAAAGAAGGAATCTTTGCAGGAGGAACGCTTCGTGCAGTCGTTACAAGAGGGATTTTGATTGGTGTAGCAGTAATCATTGCCCATTATATCGGTTTGCAGCATTCCGATGAATTAGGAGTAGCTATGGCTTTCACCACATTAATTCTTTCGCGGTCATTGCAAACTTTTGCTGCTAGATCTAGTACACAAACGATTATTGGTGTCGGCTTATTTTCCAATAAATATGTTTTAGGAGCAGTGGGAATATGTTTCTTCCTATATCTAATCACTATTTTGCCATTCGCTAGAGAAGTGTTCGCTATCCCTCCTTCATTTGGTTTACATGAATGGTTAATAGCAACAGGATTAGCAATTGCTGCTGTGATTGGGATGGAAATAATGAAAGTGATTATGGTGAAGTTATTACGTAAATAAAGAAAAAACTATCTGGAAATATGCGATCGAATTGTTTAGAGAGTATATTCTAGATAGTTTTTTTAAAATAGACAACCATTTAACACAATCAAAAAAGTTTTCGTGATACTATAAAGAAAAACAATGTTAATGGATGGCAACATTGTAAAAAGGAGAGGAAGCAAAATATGTTGGCAAAAGAAACAACGACGATTGGCTTTATTGGTACAGGTGTTATGGGGAAAAGTATGGCAAGACATTTATTGCATGCAGGTTATCCTGTTATTGTACATAATCGTACAAAAGAAAAGGCGTCTGATCTTATAGCAGAAGGAGCGGATTGGGCCGATAGTCCGCATGAAATCGCTTCTAAAGCCAATGTAATCATAACAATTATTGGGTATCCAAAAGATGTTGAGGAAGTATATTTAGGTGAACTTGGTTTAGTTAAAAATGCAAGAGAAAATACATATCTAATAGATATGACGACATCTACTCCGAGCCTTGCGAAAAGAATATATGAGGAAGCGAAAAAGAAAAATATCTATACCTTAGATGCACCTGTTAGTGGTGGAGATGTGGGTGCAAGAGATGCAAAATTATCGATTATGGTTGGAGGAGACGAGGCTGTTTTTAAAGAACTTCAGTCAATATTTGAAATGCTTGGAACCAACATTGTTTACCAAGGACCAGCAGGAGCTGGCCAACATACAAAAATGTGCAACCAAATAGCAATTGCTTCGAATATGATTGGTGTAACAGAAGCGATTGTGTATGCAAAGAAAGCAGGATTAGATCCAGAAAAAGTTCTACAGAGCATTACAAGTGGAGCCGCAGGCAGTTTCTCTTTGAGTAATTTAGCGCCAAGAATGATTAAAGGTGATTTTGAGCCAGGATTCTATATCAAGCATTTTATTAAAGATATGAGAATTGCGCTGGAAGAGGCAGAAGGAATGAATATGGAGACACCAGGGCTATCACTTGCTGAAACACTGTATAGTCATTTATCAGCAAAAGGTGAAGATGAGAGTGGCACACAGGCTTTATATAAATATTGGGATCGATAAAAAAACAGCTTCCACCTCTGATGTTTGCAGAGATGGAAACTGTTTTTCTTATTTTTCTAGATAGTTTTTTATATATTCCTCTAATCGATTACATGCTTCAGTCAATGTTTCCATTGAATACGCAAACGAAATGCGGAAGTATCCTTCTCCTAGTTCGGAAAAAGCACTTCCTGGTACAACGGCTAAATTAACTTTATTAACTAAATCAAGACAAAAATCAAAGGAATTCATTTGATCTGTCGGTACTTTGATAAAAAAGTAAAATGCACCATCTGGCATAACGATATCGAAGCCGATAGAAGATAAGCGATCATATAGATATTTTCTTCTCTCTCTATAATCATCTCTCATTGGTTTGGCATCATCGATACCGGTAGTTAATGCTTCTAAAGCAGCTCTTTGAGAGATAGAAGAAGCGCATGTTACATTATATTGATGAACTTTTATTATTTGCTGACTGAGGATTGTTGGAGCAAATAACAAACCAACTCTCCATCCAGTCATACTATGTGACTTAGATAGTCCATTAATTACAATCGTTTGTTCACGAAGGTATTGAGCAATAGACACATGCTCTTGATCGTATAATAATTCGCTGTAAATTTCATCGGCTAAAATAAAGATGTCTTTTTCTCGAATTAGATCAGCTATTTCTATTAATTCTTTTTCCGTAAGGCTAACCCCTGTAGGATTTGATGGATAGGGTAGAACAATACATCTTGTTTTTTCTGTGATGTATTTCTTTATAACATCAGCTGTAAAACGAAAAGAAGTATGACGAATATCAGCATATACAGGAGTTGCACCACATAAACGGATAATGGGCTCATAGCCAGGATACACTGGTCCTGGAAGAATTACTTCGACATCTTGGTCGAGGATAGTCCGAAATGTAACGTCAATTGCTTCACTAGCTCCCACTGTGACAATTACTTCTGTAGAAGGGTCATAGGAAAGATTATATTTTTTATTTACAAACTGTGATGCTGCTTTTCGTAGAGCAAGATCTCCAGCGTTATGTGTGTAGGATGTATAATTTTCATCAATGGAAGTTTTAGCAGCTTCTTTAATATGTAGAGGGGTTGGAAAATCTGGTTGACCTATTGTTAAAGAAATCATCCCTTCCTTTCCGGCAACCATATTAGAGAACTTTCTGATACCAGAAATCTCAATATTTTTAACTTTTTTATTGATTAAATGTTCCATATTAAGTCTCCTATCGTAACGTATTCTATAATGATATCAAAAGCGATGATTAATGAAAATACATAGACAAATAAAAAGAGCAGGTACTTGAAAAATCTTTCCCTGCTCGAAGCTTAATATTATATTCTTAATAACCATACTCCCAATCAACATCTTCTTCAATAAATAATAATTGTTCATGGGATGATTGATCAGAATGAGTCTCTATGGATTTGGTTGTAAGGTTCTTTTCATCTGATTTTTTCCATGTGTCCAAATCGATATTTTCTAAAAATGTGACGGATAAATCATCGTGAAAAAGAATTGCAGTACCCTTCATTGTGTACTCGTCCCCTCTTAAAGTGATTTAACAAAAATATCTTAACTTCTTTATTCACATCTTACACTTTTAGCATATGCCAATCGTATAAAATCGTCTAGGACTTTGTTAGATATTTCACGAAATAGAAAAAAATATTTAAACGT
Proteins encoded:
- a CDS encoding cation-translocating P-type ATPase translates to MEFYQKEKDVVLKDLQSSEQGLSTDKVKSLLEKEGYNELKDKEKVPTWKLFLETFKDPMVIVLLVVIVIQLIMGKFVESLIIFLVLLLNSVISVIQTKKAESSLDALRSMSAPEAKVRRDNTNSTIPARELVPGDIVFLEAGDYVPADGRILESGSLKVNEGMLTGESEAIEKQEKVITEDSALGDRINMVYSSSLVVYGRGTFVVTGTGEKTEIGKIADMLNTAEEKQTPLQQKLADFSKKLGVGILILSVLIFAIQALRIWLGDETVDVTTSILNALLFAVAVAVAAIPEALSSIVTIVLSVGTNKMAKQSAIIRKLPAVETLGSTSVICTDKTGTLTQNKMTVTDYFIPEGEREHLPPDPFQWNHSEKLLLNIAVLCNDSYINKENREVGDPTEVALINFYNDGKRNYEEVRSRYPREAELPFDSDRKLMSTINTIDNQRLMLIKGGPDVMFNRATKILVNEKEEPFTNEWLKKLQGANEDFSNQALRVLAYGYKHVPQDKTTITEEDESEIILVGLTAMMDPPRDAVYASIEQTKDAGIRTVMITGDHKTTAQAIGRKIGLMQENDIALTGQELDALSEEELDQKLESISVYARVSPENKIRIVRAWQKKNRIVAMTGDGVNDAPALKQADIGIAMGSGTDVAKDSADMILTDDNFVSIVNAVGVGRTVFDNIKKSIGYLFAGNFGAIIAILFAVIAGWANPFTALQLLFINLVNDSLPAIALGMEKSEPGVMKRKPRDVKEGIFAGGTLRAVVTRGILIGVAVIIAHYIGLQHSDELGVAMAFTTLILSRSLQTFAARSSTQTIIGVGLFSNKYVLGAVGICFFLYLITILPFAREVFAIPPSFGLHEWLIATGLAIAAVIGMEIMKVIMVKLLRK
- a CDS encoding aminotransferase A produces the protein MEHLINKKVKNIEISGIRKFSNMVAGKEGMISLTIGQPDFPTPLHIKEAAKTSIDENYTSYTHNAGDLALRKAASQFVNKKYNLSYDPSTEVIVTVGASEAIDVTFRTILDQDVEVILPGPVYPGYEPIIRLCGATPVYADIRHTSFRFTADVIKKYITEKTRCIVLPYPSNPTGVSLTEKELIEIADLIREKDIFILADEIYSELLYDQEHVSIAQYLREQTIVINGLSKSHSMTGWRVGLLFAPTILSQQIIKVHQYNVTCASSISQRAALEALTTGIDDAKPMRDDYRERRKYLYDRLSSIGFDIVMPDGAFYFFIKVPTDQMNSFDFCLDLVNKVNLAVVPGSAFSELGEGYFRISFAYSMETLTEACNRLEEYIKNYLEK
- the ptsP gene encoding phosphoenolpyruvate--protein phosphotransferase produces the protein MSFLQGIAASSGIAIAKAYRLVEPDLSFEKTSVENAENEISRFQEALSKAKSELEAIREKANKELGADKAAIFEAHLLVLSDPELIAPIEDKIKTDLVNAEFALKETTDMFITMFESMDNEYMQERAADIRDVTKRVMSHLLGVHLVNPSMISEEVITPSDTAQLNRQFVKGFTTDIGGRTSHSAIMARSLEIPAVVGTKKATEEINNGDLVIVDGLKGEIHINPTPEVVESYKQTAEQYEQQKAEWAKLVNEQTVSSDGVHVELAANIGTPNDLEGVTNNGAEAVGLYRTEFLYMGRDQLPTEDEQFESYKAVLEGMKGKPVVVRTLDIGGDKELPYLDLPKEMNPFLGFRAIRLCLEEQDIFRTQLRALLRASSYGNLKIMFPMIATLNEFRAAKALLEEEKANLTSEGVKVAEKIELGIMVEIPSTAVLADQFAKEVDFFSIGTNDLIQYTMAADRMNERVSYLYQPYNPSILRLVKMVIDAAHKEGKWAGMCGEMAGDETAIPLLLGLGLDEFSMSATSILKARSQILNLSKAEMEELAEKALQMSTTEEVMEAVKAAAKLS
- a CDS encoding NAD(P)-dependent oxidoreductase, with amino-acid sequence MKKNNVNGWQHCKKERKQNMLAKETTTIGFIGTGVMGKSMARHLLHAGYPVIVHNRTKEKASDLIAEGADWADSPHEIASKANVIITIIGYPKDVEEVYLGELGLVKNARENTYLIDMTTSTPSLAKRIYEEAKKKNIYTLDAPVSGGDVGARDAKLSIMVGGDEAVFKELQSIFEMLGTNIVYQGPAGAGQHTKMCNQIAIASNMIGVTEAIVYAKKAGLDPEKVLQSITSGAAGSFSLSNLAPRMIKGDFEPGFYIKHFIKDMRIALEEAEGMNMETPGLSLAETLYSHLSAKGEDESGTQALYKYWDR
- a CDS encoding ISLre2 family transposase codes for the protein MNQCNTKMPSLKELEKTLFRTLQMTFQEILVQTLENWDLEIAQQRDKRRFALRDKREIRVDTAFGAVELKRNYYFDRVTKKYICLLDHYLQFQGNKGFSPLLEEWGLELATNGSSYRKAVETFEQFLGYSAMSHEALRQHLLHTSVLPAKEKRPFQKVLFVEVDGLYVKSQEKKKRGWELKFAAVHEGWKENGKRVRLRNKRHFLYEEKEPFWEAFETFLQNHYAYDPTQTLLIINGDGAGWITACREYFRERAFFTMDRFHVARSMKQLMKSHPRYRYMKRALKNYQVETLLLELNSAVGTMDTPEEEEKLAHFLGFLTHHQETIKDYRSWLQEKGVDTTAYRPMGSAEAMMNQLAKRLKNGRAWSKKGVMSMARLWIGLKDDLSIQTIYGKWEKATEKSKKEHRPKRKIPTKLVTETVRQNMPYLNQAIGKPVHFALQGLKGF